The following proteins are encoded in a genomic region of Phycisphaerales bacterium:
- a CDS encoding site-specific DNA-methyltransferase, with protein MAEKKVIDHFVEVRPGGYAMPSGATQVQRRAAEKIKAAAEAGEIRLFGDTAAAHVANTKPIKPAHRLADPDTRLYVGDCRDVLANLPDKGQVDLIFADPPFNWDVPYDEWRDGMPRAEYERFTFDWLDGCINALSPCGSLWVNIPDDTAAEIVMHLKRRGLTMINWCIWHFRFGQHRHTSFIMSKVHALYFAKDPQNRIWNPDAVLEQSDRAAIYNDPRTHAKDENKGMRVPMDVWYGKYWGRIQGNNKERRPLHHNQIPEVYLERVIRACSNEGDLVLDPFLGSGTTCTVARALKRRSIGIEFGTGNAKSAFERIKSGPVHLAGDEKMSSAIFEERKPRVRRTRASGASGAPRNGVHESRG; from the coding sequence ATGGCGGAGAAGAAGGTCATCGATCATTTCGTCGAAGTGCGGCCGGGCGGCTATGCCATGCCCTCGGGCGCGACGCAGGTGCAGCGGCGGGCCGCGGAGAAGATCAAGGCGGCCGCCGAAGCGGGCGAGATCCGCCTCTTTGGCGACACGGCTGCGGCGCACGTGGCCAACACCAAACCCATCAAGCCCGCGCACCGCCTCGCGGACCCTGACACGCGCCTCTACGTCGGCGACTGCCGCGATGTGCTGGCCAACCTGCCCGACAAGGGGCAGGTCGATCTCATCTTCGCCGATCCGCCCTTCAACTGGGATGTGCCCTACGACGAGTGGCGTGATGGCATGCCCCGCGCCGAGTACGAGAGATTCACCTTCGACTGGCTCGACGGCTGCATCAACGCCCTCTCGCCGTGCGGCAGCCTGTGGGTCAACATTCCCGATGACACCGCCGCCGAGATCGTCATGCATCTCAAGCGCCGCGGCCTGACCATGATCAACTGGTGCATCTGGCACTTCCGCTTCGGCCAGCATCGCCATACGTCGTTCATCATGAGCAAGGTGCACGCGCTCTACTTCGCAAAGGATCCGCAGAATCGCATCTGGAATCCCGATGCGGTGCTCGAACAGTCGGACCGCGCTGCGATCTACAACGACCCGCGCACGCACGCCAAGGACGAGAACAAGGGCATGCGCGTGCCGATGGATGTGTGGTACGGCAAGTACTGGGGCCGCATCCAGGGCAACAACAAGGAGCGTCGGCCGCTGCATCACAACCAGATTCCCGAGGTCTATCTCGAACGCGTCATCCGCGCCTGCTCGAACGAAGGCGATCTCGTGCTCGATCCATTCCTGGGCAGTGGCACGACATGCACCGTGGCGCGAGCCCTCAAGCGCCGCAGCATCGGCATCGAGTTCGGCACAGGCAACGCGAAGTCCGCCTTCGAGCGCATCAAGTCCGGCCCGGTCCACCTCGCCGGCGATGAGAAGATGTCCAGCGCGATCTTTGAGGAGCGCAAGCCCCGGGTGCGGCGAACGAGAGCATCTGGAGCATCAGGCGCGCCGCGTAACGGCGTGCACGAGTCCCGCGGCTGA